In Chrysiogenes arsenatis DSM 11915, the following proteins share a genomic window:
- a CDS encoding lysophospholipid acyltransferase family protein, translating to MKHVWKQGVVALAIVGYGIAATLVGILPLAHHKRQWMQAHLTHHICRFGVWLLHIRIRGGRLARTLRGELIVANHLSYIDIIVIASQVPTLFVTSREVERSPFIGWMAKCGGSVFVDRRRNTKLHEEQSQLAALLSQGYNICLFPEATSSDGSTVLPFKGALIQVALQAGIAVLPVVLAYTVINEASADRETLDSVCYYGDMTFGAHLQRFLRLQSVECTQHILEHAPPCGTRKEFAAMLYQTIRGQYHTLTTAE from the coding sequence ATGAAGCATGTGTGGAAACAAGGTGTCGTGGCGCTGGCGATTGTAGGCTATGGCATCGCCGCCACGCTGGTTGGCATACTCCCTTTGGCACATCACAAACGGCAGTGGATGCAGGCACACCTGACCCATCACATCTGCCGCTTTGGGGTGTGGCTGCTGCATATCCGCATTCGTGGCGGACGGCTGGCGCGTACCCTGCGGGGCGAGCTGATTGTGGCGAACCACCTTTCGTATATTGACATCATCGTTATTGCGTCGCAGGTTCCAACGCTCTTTGTTACATCGCGCGAGGTTGAGCGTTCACCATTTATCGGCTGGATGGCCAAATGTGGTGGATCAGTGTTTGTCGATCGTCGCCGCAACACCAAACTCCACGAAGAACAATCACAGCTCGCGGCACTTTTGTCACAGGGCTACAACATCTGTCTGTTTCCCGAGGCGACCAGTTCGGACGGCTCAACCGTGCTCCCTTTTAAAGGGGCGTTGATTCAAGTGGCGCTTCAGGCTGGTATTGCCGTGTTGCCAGTCGTCTTGGCGTATACCGTCATCAATGAGGCAAGCGCTGACCGTGAAACGCTCGATAGCGTGTGCTATTACGGCGATATGACGTTTGGCGCACATTTGCAACGATTTTTACGCCTCCAATCGGTGGAGTGCACCCAACATATTCTGGAGCATGCGCCACCGTGCGGGACGCGCAAAGAATTTGCGGCGATGCTCTATCAAACTATTCGCGGTCAATACCACACCCTGACAACCGCGGAGTAA
- a CDS encoding methyl-accepting chemotaxis protein — protein sequence MRFLRSFLISTRLYLGFGGILAITLLVMALSVTTAFDNMIQTNNTRNAEMTYKIVLAQIAEQGRLSVMLSDAIANIPDFSRMAEENDRQGLQAALGPVFEKFKTTYGLRQFQFHTIDAKAMLRLHMPQKHGDDLSSFRHTVVAANKNRAAAAGLEAGVADLGLRGVVPVFHEGKHVGSLEFGFDFGEKFVQDLKRSFGVDVALYTQREGKFVAHASTFRDQGAFLSDQEMRHVVSGGQATLTGMLKNEPVDISAYPLQDFSGSTVGVLEIVTSRAEVAAQIASLRTALIVIGVLLLLFAVLASYLIATSIITSLRRVHTVTKDLAQGEGDLTVRLPDDAGRDELHRLSHYFNRFIDKTEQMISGTYRMIGNSAGAIAGVLEVMGRVRSDATRSADNASELSASAHEMSATINEISRNIADATDAAERTVTMAGSGAKQLEASTNSIRQLGQEIDALADEIRELQQSAKQIGAVVGVINDISEQTNLLALNAAIEAARAGEAGRGFAVVADEVRKLAENTQRSTKEIESAIRMIVTKVEAASVKAHQASELTAAQADVSREAQQSFHEISSAIDSMGEMFLSVNAAMEEQSVTTEQIADNIDNMAERFKSLSNQVVLLSDNADVIVGNLREMGDAFGSLKTNNRSTPFIKGKIAHVLLLHNILARVNQGNRDTQIPDHNNCGFGKICASHLMDEFRNDPDYMALAQPHKQVHEQALSLLHAIGGTEKELDSKREAFERVVHQFIERLDHLIVKYSSGNNGVKAALPPAARVQGLQLRK from the coding sequence ATGCGTTTTCTCCGTTCATTTCTCATCTCCACACGACTGTATTTAGGATTTGGTGGGATCTTAGCCATAACGCTACTGGTTATGGCGTTAAGTGTTACGACTGCTTTTGACAACATGATTCAAACCAACAACACCCGCAATGCTGAGATGACCTACAAAATTGTCCTCGCCCAAATTGCGGAACAAGGTAGACTCTCCGTTATGCTAAGCGACGCTATTGCGAACATTCCTGACTTCAGCCGGATGGCTGAAGAAAATGACCGTCAGGGACTTCAGGCTGCTCTTGGCCCAGTGTTTGAAAAATTCAAAACAACCTATGGGCTACGCCAGTTTCAATTTCACACGATTGATGCCAAAGCCATGCTCCGCTTGCATATGCCGCAAAAGCATGGCGATGATCTTTCCTCTTTTCGCCATACCGTCGTCGCCGCTAACAAGAATCGCGCAGCGGCGGCAGGGCTGGAAGCCGGCGTAGCCGATCTTGGACTGCGTGGCGTTGTTCCGGTTTTCCACGAAGGGAAACATGTTGGCTCGCTAGAGTTCGGTTTTGATTTCGGGGAAAAATTTGTTCAAGATCTTAAACGTTCTTTTGGCGTCGATGTGGCACTGTATACGCAACGGGAAGGGAAATTTGTCGCACACGCCTCAACTTTTCGCGACCAAGGGGCTTTTTTGAGCGATCAAGAAATGCGGCACGTCGTGAGTGGCGGCCAAGCAACATTGACCGGGATGCTCAAAAACGAGCCGGTTGATATCAGCGCCTATCCGCTACAAGATTTTTCTGGTAGCACCGTTGGCGTGCTGGAGATCGTCACCAGCCGCGCTGAAGTAGCCGCACAAATTGCCAGCTTGCGTACCGCTCTTATCGTCATAGGCGTTCTGCTTCTGCTCTTTGCTGTTCTCGCGTCTTATCTGATTGCGACATCCATTATCACGTCGCTGCGCCGCGTGCATACGGTGACCAAAGATCTTGCACAGGGCGAAGGCGATCTGACTGTCCGTCTCCCTGATGATGCCGGACGCGATGAACTCCACCGGTTAAGCCACTACTTCAACCGCTTTATTGATAAAACCGAGCAGATGATCAGTGGAACATATCGGATGATCGGCAATAGTGCTGGCGCCATTGCCGGTGTACTGGAAGTCATGGGGCGCGTCCGTTCCGACGCGACACGCAGCGCAGATAACGCCAGCGAACTGTCCGCCTCTGCTCACGAAATGAGCGCAACTATCAACGAAATATCGCGCAATATCGCCGATGCCACTGACGCAGCGGAAAGAACTGTTACCATGGCGGGTTCAGGCGCAAAACAACTGGAAGCCAGCACGAATAGCATCCGTCAGCTTGGTCAGGAAATTGACGCACTGGCTGACGAAATCCGCGAACTGCAGCAAAGCGCGAAACAGATTGGCGCCGTGGTTGGCGTGATCAATGACATTTCCGAACAAACGAACCTGCTCGCACTCAACGCCGCTATCGAAGCTGCCCGCGCTGGCGAAGCTGGACGTGGTTTTGCTGTCGTCGCCGACGAAGTGCGCAAGCTGGCTGAAAACACGCAGCGCTCAACGAAAGAAATTGAATCCGCTATCCGCATGATCGTTACGAAAGTCGAAGCAGCCAGCGTTAAAGCCCATCAAGCCAGCGAACTCACCGCCGCACAAGCCGATGTTTCGCGCGAAGCCCAGCAAAGCTTCCATGAAATTTCTTCAGCTATCGACTCCATGGGCGAAATGTTCCTGAGCGTAAATGCAGCCATGGAAGAGCAATCAGTGACCACTGAACAAATAGCCGACAATATCGACAACATGGCAGAACGCTTCAAGAGCCTCAGCAATCAAGTTGTGCTCCTTTCCGACAACGCCGACGTGATCGTCGGAAACCTGCGCGAAATGGGCGACGCCTTTGGGTCATTAAAAACCAATAATCGCTCGACCCCATTTATCAAAGGGAAAATCGCCCATGTGCTGCTGTTGCATAACATTCTCGCACGTGTGAACCAAGGCAATCGCGACACGCAGATTCCCGACCACAACAACTGCGGCTTCGGGAAAATTTGCGCCAGCCATCTGATGGACGAATTCCGCAACGATCCCGACTACATGGCCTTGGCGCAACCGCACAAGCAAGTCCATGAACAGGCACTGAGCCTCCTTCACGCTATTGGTGGCACCGAAAAGGAATTAGACAGTAAACGTGAAGCGTTTGAACGGGTTGTTCATCAGTTTATTGAACGACTTGACCATCTGATTGTCAAGTATTCCAGCGGAAATAACGGAGTCAAAGCAGCCCTCCCGCCAGCAGCACGCGTCCAAGGATTGCAACTACGTAAATGA
- a CDS encoding glycosyltransferase, protein MQGTIDLHLHSSASQSSAGFFSGKLGMQESYQAPLTLYHRLKARGMSLVTLTDHNAIAGCLEIGHLPDVFVSEEITVAFPEDNCQLHVIALNITEAHHREIQPLRKNIYELVDYLQYQQIEHILAHPLYDMNGTLDRTHIERCLLLFDNWEILNGTRSRLSRNLTLQIVQRTTATDLERYANQYGFNKRQRATIAMTGGSDDHGGIDVGQTFTRFAGESCDDLLQSLRLATTEPAGQPGSAERLSHMVMGITYQWMQERGAAYPLLDALFGQEQRLSWPQRIFGGARLGKFIQQVCGRDYDLANERHQLIHSFTTQFFPYLIGELRHQKNGDMEQLAMILGKIVLSAVPTAFYLSTYWQRAIEKRRSRQIFQALTGGAKHREGKVAYFTDTIDDINGVALTSRKLLALCQRHKYNMTFLTCGTTLLPETPHRYQFAALFSFPLPEYPELTLNIPHFLDLLEYVDQENFDVIYAATPGILGLYAFAIASILKIPYVTTFHTDFPAYIGRYTGDHLCERLLWSAYAVLCNQADRVLAPSDTYAKVLRSNGVKRKRIHVFRRGVNTELFHPDKRQKDFWQQFDATYQGEPVILYVGRVAREKNLEVWLQTHELWQQTQRTAKFVIIGDGPLLKEIKQRYPAVITPGYLRGEMLAAAYASAQVFFFPSTTETFGNVILEAQASGLPVVVAAEGACQENMMHGVTGTVIRDQNPFSYRNALQNILNQPDVARSMALQGRSFACSRNEEKLLKEMITLFSLGRIATQE, encoded by the coding sequence ATGCAAGGAACCATCGACCTGCACCTCCATTCGTCGGCCTCCCAGAGTTCGGCGGGATTTTTTTCTGGCAAACTGGGTATGCAAGAGAGTTATCAAGCGCCGCTGACACTCTACCACCGCCTCAAAGCGCGTGGCATGAGTTTGGTGACGCTGACCGATCACAATGCGATTGCCGGATGTCTGGAAATTGGACACTTGCCAGATGTCTTTGTGAGCGAAGAGATTACCGTCGCTTTCCCCGAAGATAATTGCCAGTTGCATGTCATTGCCCTCAACATCACCGAAGCGCATCACCGTGAAATTCAACCACTTCGGAAAAATATCTACGAATTGGTTGATTATCTGCAATATCAGCAGATCGAGCATATTCTGGCGCACCCGCTGTATGATATGAATGGAACGCTTGATCGTACGCATATCGAACGCTGTCTGCTACTGTTTGACAACTGGGAAATTCTGAACGGAACCCGCTCGCGCCTTTCCCGCAATTTAACGCTTCAGATTGTGCAGCGTACTACCGCCACCGACTTGGAGCGATACGCCAATCAGTACGGGTTTAATAAACGGCAGCGGGCAACGATTGCGATGACGGGCGGTTCGGATGATCATGGTGGCATCGATGTTGGGCAAACATTTACCCGTTTTGCTGGGGAAAGTTGCGATGATTTGTTGCAATCGCTCCGTTTAGCAACAACCGAACCCGCTGGTCAGCCTGGATCGGCGGAGCGCCTTAGTCACATGGTGATGGGGATTACCTACCAGTGGATGCAAGAGCGGGGTGCCGCCTATCCTTTGCTGGATGCTTTGTTTGGACAGGAGCAACGCCTTTCATGGCCGCAGCGGATTTTTGGAGGCGCACGCCTTGGAAAATTTATTCAACAGGTATGTGGGCGCGATTACGATTTAGCGAATGAACGCCATCAACTGATTCACTCATTTACCACGCAATTTTTCCCGTATTTAATCGGCGAACTGCGCCACCAAAAAAATGGCGATATGGAACAACTCGCAATGATCCTTGGGAAAATTGTCCTCAGTGCCGTCCCAACCGCTTTTTACCTCTCTACCTACTGGCAGCGGGCGATTGAAAAGCGGCGTTCGCGTCAAATATTTCAGGCGCTGACGGGTGGGGCGAAGCACCGCGAAGGCAAGGTTGCGTATTTCACCGATACTATTGATGATATTAACGGCGTTGCCCTTACCAGCCGCAAGCTGCTCGCGCTATGTCAACGCCATAAGTACAATATGACTTTCTTGACCTGCGGCACCACTTTGCTGCCAGAAACCCCGCACCGTTATCAATTTGCGGCGCTTTTTTCGTTTCCGCTCCCAGAATATCCCGAACTGACTCTCAACATCCCCCACTTTCTTGATCTCCTTGAATATGTTGACCAGGAAAATTTTGACGTGATTTATGCGGCAACTCCGGGCATTCTTGGCCTCTACGCCTTTGCCATCGCGTCGATTCTGAAAATCCCGTATGTCACCACCTTTCACACGGATTTTCCCGCCTATATTGGCCGCTATACAGGTGACCACCTGTGCGAACGGCTGCTTTGGAGCGCGTATGCCGTGCTTTGCAATCAAGCCGATCGCGTGCTCGCCCCTTCGGACACCTATGCCAAAGTGCTCCGTTCCAATGGGGTAAAACGGAAACGAATTCATGTTTTTCGACGTGGGGTGAATACCGAACTTTTTCACCCAGACAAACGGCAGAAAGATTTCTGGCAGCAGTTTGACGCTACCTATCAGGGCGAGCCCGTCATTCTCTATGTCGGCAGGGTGGCGCGGGAAAAAAATCTCGAAGTATGGTTGCAAACCCATGAGCTGTGGCAGCAAACGCAGCGCACGGCGAAGTTCGTTATCATTGGTGATGGGCCGCTGCTGAAGGAAATCAAGCAACGCTATCCCGCCGTTATCACGCCCGGCTATTTGCGGGGGGAAATGCTCGCGGCGGCGTATGCTTCGGCACAGGTATTTTTCTTTCCCAGCACTACGGAAACCTTTGGCAATGTGATCTTAGAAGCGCAAGCTTCTGGTTTGCCGGTCGTCGTTGCCGCCGAAGGCGCCTGTCAGGAGAACATGATGCATGGCGTGACCGGTACGGTGATCCGCGACCAAAATCCATTCTCTTATCGCAACGCGCTCCAAAACATTCTGAACCAGCCGGATGTCGCGCGCTCAATGGCACTTCAGGGGCGGAGTTTCGCCTGCTCGCGCAACGAAGAAAAGCTTTTAAAGGAAATGATTACGCTGTTCTCGCTCGGCAGGATAGCGACGCAAGAGTAG
- the recJ gene encoding single-stranded-DNA-specific exonuclease RecJ, whose translation MLKTIQGNAFVWKYQQPAMIENFDNLLKFILEKRQEEGEFLLNPTLADLSDPMEMLGMAEAVACTAEILQQKGNIVIYGDYDVDGTVATAVLVRFLRQCGAQVTWHIPDRFSEGYGLHRDSMLHLAQSAALIITVDCGISGVAEAEILRQHQIPLIITDHHQVPAELPHAHAIVNPHQPGCRSRFKELSGTAVALKFAIALRKHLGRKDISLAPLLPLVALATVADVMPLIGENRTIVQHGLRLFRETPFAGLRALCHVANVDLATIRSGDLGFALAPRLNAAGRLEHASQALELLLCDNDEDAAVLATQLNALNLARREIEQQTVQEAYVLIEERQLERFLPLVVARTDWNEGVIGIVASRLKSHFYKPALVCAIGEDGIAKGSCRSVDGIDIRQHLEVCADILEGFGGHPMAAGFRIAVENIDTLRQRLHRQMEKIAPEVFQPKLDVAGTVAPPLLTLQSREQLRVLEPFGRGNEEPVLVANFRLIDVQRLGHDGKHSRLTLVDPSGGRHQGIAFSQNLQPMVNKNVLLAFRLDINTWNGRSWPQLVVVDYAAG comes from the coding sequence TTGTTAAAAACGATTCAGGGTAATGCATTTGTCTGGAAGTATCAGCAACCAGCGATGATAGAAAATTTCGATAATCTTCTCAAGTTTATACTCGAAAAACGGCAAGAAGAGGGGGAGTTTCTCTTGAACCCCACATTAGCCGACCTGTCTGACCCCATGGAAATGTTGGGGATGGCAGAGGCGGTGGCGTGTACCGCAGAGATACTCCAGCAAAAAGGCAACATCGTTATCTATGGCGACTACGACGTTGATGGCACCGTGGCAACGGCAGTGCTGGTGCGTTTCTTGCGTCAGTGCGGCGCGCAGGTTACTTGGCATATTCCCGACCGCTTTAGCGAAGGGTATGGCTTACATCGTGACTCCATGCTCCATTTAGCGCAGAGTGCGGCACTGATTATTACCGTAGACTGTGGCATAAGTGGCGTTGCCGAAGCTGAAATACTGCGCCAGCACCAGATTCCGCTTATTATCACCGATCACCATCAAGTTCCTGCCGAACTCCCGCACGCGCACGCTATCGTCAATCCGCACCAACCCGGCTGTCGTTCGCGTTTCAAGGAATTAAGCGGTACGGCGGTGGCGCTGAAGTTTGCCATCGCTTTACGCAAACACCTTGGGCGCAAAGATATTTCGCTAGCGCCTTTGTTGCCACTGGTTGCACTGGCAACCGTGGCCGATGTCATGCCGCTGATTGGCGAAAACCGGACGATAGTGCAACACGGTTTGCGCCTGTTTCGGGAAACCCCGTTTGCCGGATTGCGGGCGTTGTGTCACGTTGCCAATGTTGATTTGGCAACCATCCGCAGTGGCGATCTTGGATTTGCCCTCGCCCCACGATTGAATGCTGCTGGGCGGCTAGAACACGCCTCACAAGCACTGGAGCTCCTCTTGTGTGACAATGACGAAGACGCGGCGGTATTGGCGACGCAGCTCAACGCCTTGAACCTAGCACGGCGCGAAATCGAACAACAAACTGTGCAGGAAGCATATGTCCTCATTGAAGAACGCCAGCTTGAGCGCTTCTTACCGCTTGTTGTCGCGCGCACCGATTGGAACGAAGGGGTGATTGGCATTGTGGCGTCACGCCTGAAAAGTCACTTTTACAAACCCGCGCTCGTCTGTGCGATTGGCGAAGACGGAATCGCAAAAGGGAGCTGTCGTTCCGTTGACGGGATCGATATTCGGCAGCACCTTGAAGTGTGTGCCGATATTCTGGAAGGCTTTGGAGGCCATCCCATGGCGGCTGGATTTCGCATTGCGGTGGAGAATATCGACACCCTGCGACAACGGCTGCACCGTCAGATGGAAAAAATTGCGCCAGAAGTGTTTCAGCCAAAACTCGACGTTGCTGGAACCGTTGCACCACCACTGCTAACGTTGCAAAGCCGAGAACAACTTCGTGTGCTGGAACCATTTGGGCGCGGAAACGAAGAACCCGTACTGGTTGCCAACTTTCGGCTGATTGACGTACAGCGCCTTGGACACGACGGCAAACACAGCCGCTTGACACTGGTTGATCCGAGTGGCGGGCGACACCAAGGGATCGCTTTTTCGCAAAACCTGCAACCGATGGTGAATAAAAACGTGTTGCTGGCCTTCCGCCTTGATATCAACACCTGGAATGGGCGGTCGTGGCCGCAACTGGTGGTGGTGGATTATGCGGCTGGATAG
- a CDS encoding methyl-accepting chemotaxis protein → MGMKVKLAALVALMLMVAIGTLGIVGQKQIDDYSVEENIDKARKMAHQLLTMRNYMAQIAPKVTFSDTSVNQWAATPAYSGAQVAKKLSESGEMYIKQTALRYRNPLNVPNENELRIMQLIEDKKLTEHWEHGIHEGKEAILYALPLKVAKACLTCHGEPHREVPTPLYNRLVADYGEVAFNFKEGDYRGIISVAVPLDIAQKSVAGLHSSLMLTAVIVVVLFLIFLVLLLHLFFERGLIQPIATYARLLGKSENDLTIELPSASNREIQTIASAINLFIHNLRTLLANIKEHFTTVANRNREIANMAADFSTSFDAQSEQLRHSADQTQMIGNASSEVLAAIRTISEGTEKSCHMTRAGKETLSGAVRSMVQIESEATELHGTVSNLSRSSSEITAILGSINDIADQTNLLALNAAIEAARAGESGRGFAVVADEVRKLAERTQGAISQIESILGTLQQETGIASRNMDAARTNVHDGVERIRQVDHLFGEILQQIESMATANLQAQKLIENQASAISTVAETIATITSGVEESAEIIHDLVVHTNAVEQQAQETMALVDEFRTEPSSLRLPQGRSR, encoded by the coding sequence ATGGGAATGAAAGTAAAACTTGCGGCGCTGGTCGCACTGATGTTGATGGTGGCTATTGGAACCCTGGGAATAGTTGGCCAGAAGCAAATTGATGATTATTCGGTGGAAGAAAATATCGATAAAGCTCGTAAAATGGCGCACCAGCTTCTGACGATGCGTAATTATATGGCGCAAATTGCCCCAAAAGTTACCTTTAGTGACACTTCTGTGAATCAATGGGCGGCAACTCCAGCCTATTCAGGCGCTCAGGTGGCCAAAAAACTCAGCGAAAGCGGCGAGATGTACATCAAACAAACCGCTTTGCGCTACCGCAATCCGCTGAATGTCCCAAACGAAAATGAGCTGCGCATTATGCAGCTTATCGAAGATAAAAAACTTACCGAACATTGGGAGCATGGGATTCATGAAGGGAAAGAAGCGATTCTCTACGCTTTGCCACTCAAAGTTGCCAAAGCGTGTCTGACATGTCATGGCGAACCGCATCGCGAAGTCCCAACGCCACTCTACAACCGTCTGGTGGCGGACTATGGCGAAGTTGCCTTTAACTTTAAAGAAGGCGACTACCGCGGGATTATTTCGGTTGCCGTGCCACTCGATATTGCGCAGAAATCGGTTGCGGGTCTGCATTCCTCACTTATGCTCACTGCGGTTATTGTGGTTGTTCTGTTTTTGATTTTTCTCGTACTCCTGCTGCACCTCTTCTTTGAGCGTGGCCTTATTCAGCCGATTGCTACGTATGCCCGCCTGTTAGGGAAATCGGAAAATGATTTAACCATCGAGCTTCCTTCCGCAAGCAACCGTGAAATCCAGACGATTGCCAGCGCTATCAACTTGTTCATTCACAACTTACGCACGCTGCTCGCCAATATTAAAGAACACTTTACCACTGTTGCCAACCGCAACCGTGAAATTGCGAATATGGCGGCAGATTTTTCGACCAGCTTTGATGCTCAGAGCGAACAGTTGCGCCACAGTGCCGACCAGACGCAGATGATTGGCAACGCCTCAAGCGAGGTGCTGGCGGCTATCCGTACCATTTCGGAAGGAACCGAAAAAAGTTGCCATATGACTCGTGCGGGCAAAGAAACACTCAGTGGTGCTGTGCGTTCCATGGTGCAGATTGAGTCGGAAGCCACGGAACTGCACGGGACGGTGAGCAACCTTTCCCGTTCATCGTCAGAGATTACGGCGATCCTTGGTTCGATCAATGATATTGCCGATCAAACCAATCTGCTGGCGCTCAACGCGGCTATCGAAGCGGCGCGCGCTGGGGAGTCCGGCAGAGGATTCGCCGTGGTAGCTGATGAGGTGCGTAAGCTCGCGGAGCGTACCCAAGGGGCCATTTCACAAATTGAATCTATCCTCGGTACGCTGCAACAGGAAACTGGCATTGCGAGCCGGAACATGGATGCGGCGCGTACCAATGTACATGATGGTGTCGAGCGGATTCGTCAGGTTGATCACCTCTTTGGTGAGATTTTGCAACAAATTGAGTCAATGGCTACCGCAAATTTGCAAGCCCAAAAGCTGATTGAAAATCAGGCGAGTGCGATTTCGACCGTTGCGGAAACGATTGCGACCATTACCAGTGGTGTCGAAGAGAGTGCGGAAATTATCCATGACCTTGTCGTTCATACCAACGCGGTTGAACAACAAGCGCAAGAGACTATGGCCTTGGTCGATGAGTTTCGCACGGAGCCATCATCCTTGCGCTTGCCGCAAGGGCGTTCGCGCTGA
- a CDS encoding GNAT family N-acetyltransferase: MLAQKVLDSPRLAPLCRVTRTDKFLGTLLHAKIRRFMAHVPFSFETSKYSVKTADSGEELERVLRLRYDVFYTEVQKRQKALPLDMDRFDTQCDHLMIIDKRTHELAGTYRMNASLFNSTFYSSSEFDIRPILALPGKKLELGRACVSLQHRNSSTIALLWKGINEYLKLTESRYLFGCSSVQTTAVDDAAALYLHLLAKYGSEKSLRTKTRRAYRISGLEGYADFVEVLQPDFPRSAEKILPPLLKFYLKAGAVVCGGPALDLDFGCVDFLTLLDMQAIDEKVSQKFSK, from the coding sequence ATGCTGGCTCAAAAGGTATTAGATTCCCCCCGTCTTGCTCCGCTTTGCCGTGTTACGCGCACCGACAAATTTTTGGGAACGCTCCTCCACGCGAAAATCCGGCGGTTTATGGCGCACGTCCCTTTCTCTTTTGAAACCAGCAAATATTCAGTCAAAACAGCGGATAGTGGTGAAGAGTTAGAACGGGTGCTCCGCCTGCGTTATGATGTGTTTTACACCGAAGTGCAAAAAAGACAAAAAGCACTCCCGCTCGATATGGATCGTTTTGATACACAATGCGATCATTTGATGATTATTGACAAGCGCACGCACGAGTTGGCGGGAACGTATCGGATGAATGCTTCGCTCTTTAATTCCACATTTTATTCAAGTTCAGAGTTCGATATTCGTCCGATATTAGCGCTTCCTGGTAAGAAGTTAGAACTCGGTCGCGCCTGTGTCAGCCTGCAGCATCGCAACTCTTCTACGATAGCGTTGTTGTGGAAAGGGATTAACGAATACCTGAAACTGACCGAATCGCGTTATTTGTTTGGCTGCTCTAGTGTGCAAACAACCGCCGTTGATGACGCGGCGGCTTTGTATCTGCATCTTCTGGCCAAATACGGTTCAGAGAAGTCGTTGCGCACCAAAACACGCCGTGCCTACCGCATCAGTGGACTCGAAGGGTACGCCGATTTTGTCGAAGTGTTGCAGCCAGATTTTCCCCGTAGTGCCGAAAAAATCCTGCCACCACTCCTGAAGTTTTACCTGAAAGCCGGCGCGGTCGTGTGCGGCGGACCCGCGCTCGATCTTGATTTTGGCTGTGTCGACTTTTTAACCTTGCTCGATATGCAAGCGATCGACGAAAAGGTAAGCCAGAAATTTTCCAAATGA
- a CDS encoding nitroreductase family protein — protein MFFDCIRARRSIRKFTAQPVETEKIQLITEAALRAPSSRGRQPWEFYVVTSPTTLTKLARSKMHGSAFLGGTTLAIVVCADPNVSDVWIEDTAIAATYIQLAAQELGLASTWVQIRLRQHDQQTSSEAFLREQLNLPATLQVASIIGIGYPAETLPGWKVSDLPSGKIHFTE, from the coding sequence ATGTTCTTTGATTGCATCCGCGCCAGACGCAGTATCCGCAAATTCACCGCACAACCCGTGGAAACCGAAAAAATCCAATTGATTACCGAAGCTGCCCTGCGTGCGCCCTCGTCACGTGGCCGCCAGCCGTGGGAATTTTATGTCGTCACGAGCCCTACAACCCTCACAAAACTTGCCCGCTCCAAAATGCACGGTTCGGCCTTTCTTGGTGGTACCACACTCGCCATTGTCGTCTGTGCCGACCCAAACGTAAGCGATGTGTGGATAGAAGATACCGCCATCGCCGCAACCTATATCCAGCTCGCCGCTCAAGAACTTGGACTTGCCAGCACGTGGGTACAAATCCGCCTGCGTCAGCACGACCAGCAGACCAGTTCAGAGGCGTTTTTACGGGAACAGCTCAACCTTCCGGCCACATTGCAGGTCGCATCGATTATCGGTATCGGCTACCCCGCGGAAACACTTCCCGGCTGGAAGGTGAGTGACCTACCGAGCGGAAAAATCCATTTTACAGAGTGA
- a CDS encoding DMT family protein, whose translation MFAKLLGLPVIVQTTFLLMLSNIFMTFAWYAHLKNLAGHKWYWAALISWGIALFEYLLQVPANRIGATEYSIANLKILQEVITLAVFVPFAVFYMHQPLKLDYLWAGLCLVAAVYFMFRTG comes from the coding sequence ATGTTCGCTAAATTGCTTGGATTACCGGTTATTGTGCAGACGACTTTTCTGTTGATGCTCTCCAATATTTTTATGACCTTTGCGTGGTATGCCCACCTGAAAAATCTGGCGGGACACAAATGGTATTGGGCAGCGCTCATCAGTTGGGGAATTGCGCTCTTTGAATATCTGCTGCAAGTTCCGGCAAACCGAATTGGGGCGACCGAATATTCGATTGCCAATTTGAAGATTTTACAGGAAGTGATCACCCTTGCGGTGTTTGTGCCGTTTGCCGTTTTTTATATGCACCAACCATTAAAGCTTGATTATCTCTGGGCGGGATTATGCCTTGTTGCGGCGGTCTATTTTATGTTTCGCACGGGATAA